GCCGCTGCAGATGGCGCTGGTGCCGCTGCTCCGGTTCTTCTCGCAGGGCGTGAGCCTCGGCGGCGTCACCCTGATGCCGGCCTGGGATCTCGCTGACGAACAGCGCTTCGTCCAGGTCTGGTTCGCCCACACCTGTTTCGCCCTGCCGCTCGCCATCTTCCTGCTGCACAACTTCGTCTCGCAGCTCCCCCGGGACCTGATGGAGGCGGCCCGGGTGGACGGGGCGACCCATCCCAAGATTTTTCGGACGATCGTGCTGCCGCTGATCACTCCGGCGATCGCGGCCTTCGGCATCTTCCAGTTCCTCTGGGTCTGGAACGACCTGCTGGTCGCGCTGATCTTCGCAGGGGGCGGGGACGAGACCGCGCCGATGACCGTACGTCTGGCCGAGATGGCCGGCACCCGGGGCAGCGAGTGGCAACGGCTCACCTCGGGCGCGTTCGTCTCGATCGTCATACCGTTGATCGTCTTCCTCTCCCTACAGCGGTATTTCGTCCGTGGCCTGCTCGCCGGCAGCGTCAAGGGCTGAGCCCGGGGCACCCGACGGAGGTGGCGGGGCCGCGAGGTGGCGGCCTGACTGAGCGGAGCACGTAACACCGTGACCAAGATCGACGACGTCGCACGGCTGGCGCGGGTCTCCACCGCCACGGTTTCCCGCGCCCTGCGCGGGCTGCCGACGGTGTCGGAGTCCACCCGCGCCCGCGTGCTCGCCGCCGCCGAACAGCTCGGATACACCGCCTCACCCAGCGCCTCCCGGCTCGCCGGCGGGCGTACCGGGACGATCGCGGTGGTCGTCCCCCAGATCACCCGCTGGTTCTTCGGCACGGTGGTCGACGCGGCCGAGGAGACCCTCCGCGAAGCCGGGTACGACCTGCTC
The Micromonospora pisi DNA segment above includes these coding regions:
- a CDS encoding carbohydrate ABC transporter permease, translated to MTTAVPVRAGTAATATDQPTTVGGRVRKRLNSRTATVVSIVIAVVWTLPTFGLFISSFRPEDQIKTTGWWTFFSDPQFTLENYQQVLFGRSSSSGQLASYFVNSVVITIPSVLFPLAFAALAAYALAWINFRGRDWIYIGIFALQIVPLQMALVPLLRFFSQGVSLGGVTLMPAWDLADEQRFVQVWFAHTCFALPLAIFLLHNFVSQLPRDLMEAARVDGATHPKIFRTIVLPLITPAIAAFGIFQFLWVWNDLLVALIFAGGGDETAPMTVRLAEMAGTRGSEWQRLTSGAFVSIVIPLIVFLSLQRYFVRGLLAGSVKG